One window of the Populus trichocarpa isolate Nisqually-1 chromosome 9, P.trichocarpa_v4.1, whole genome shotgun sequence genome contains the following:
- the LOC127905774 gene encoding uncharacterized protein LOC127905774 — MEQYDGNIFQRQAQPIPKTNDKVGKPPTRLQKQAPRALDLDQLSTPLLPASQASPPPTPIPLLSPLSVSPPPLPSEAEEFTFPVICGDNDKGREDDVHDAYSEARVWQHPAVASGYIEPSSLFTFFQSKCLLVDHAQS, encoded by the coding sequence ATGGAGCAATATGATGGCAACATATTTCAAAGACAAGCACAACCAATACCCAAAACCAATGACAAAGTAGGGAAGCCACCCACAAGGCTACAGAAGCAAGCCCCACGAGCTCTGGATCTCGATCAGCTCTCCACCCCTCTTCTGCCTGCTAGTCAGGCCTCTCCTCCTCCTACTCCAATCCCTCTTCTATCACCACTCTCTGTATCTCCTCCGCCGTTGCCATCGGAGGCAGAAGAATTTACATTTCCTGTAATATGTGGGGATAATGACAAAGGAAGGGAAGATGATGTTCACGATGCATATTCAGAGGCAAGAGTTTGGCAACATCCAGCAGTAGCCAGTGGATACATTGAGCCGTCATCCTTGTTTACTTTCTTCCAATCTAAATGTCTTCTCGTTGATCACGCACAGTCATGA